A single region of the Candidatus Binataceae bacterium genome encodes:
- a CDS encoding right-handed parallel beta-helix repeat-containing protein produces MMKTKSSLSLSILALGMCLFSAARSANAASYYVDPAGNDSNPGSSSAAPWKTLAKVSGWVFQPGDVIYLKRGGLWRETLTPKSSGTAAKPVTFTAYGTGALPIINGSNLVTGWEVSTGATYQAALNSAPYNVYSDGQPEWGLTMANSVSAMTAGSWYYNGSTLYVRLADGSNPANHQIEAAIRQNGIFVNGAGSNNNRVASATFNFSAGSSGQGGNATAYINYITIDSIMTERTGNYGIQFYDSVAPLISNCMLIQNGTGQQDLGYYNALYADIAPNAIYKGNTVLYGGGHNAIQMQRADGGQILNNTVTEWNHNGIDVKLSKNILVQGNTVHDASVGSGLYTEYVVNYDAVENIIYNAPMAIQPNLQTSAYIYNNSMMNTTQGGIYLGPANGGSAEVENNITMGTVMALQNAGGYALTEDYNDWGPASQTTQVKLGPSAVNATKLMTMAGHNNDISANPMWVSAPTKFTLQPASPCVNAGTDVDLPYKGKAPDMGAVESY; encoded by the coding sequence ATGATGAAAACAAAATCCTCTCTCAGTCTGAGTATCCTGGCGCTTGGGATGTGTTTGTTTTCGGCCGCGCGATCGGCGAATGCGGCCAGTTACTATGTAGATCCAGCCGGTAACGATTCGAACCCCGGCAGCAGCTCTGCTGCTCCGTGGAAGACACTCGCCAAAGTCAGCGGATGGGTATTTCAGCCGGGCGATGTGATCTATTTGAAGCGCGGCGGCCTCTGGCGTGAAACGCTTACCCCCAAGAGCAGCGGGACCGCTGCGAAACCTGTCACATTCACCGCCTATGGGACCGGCGCACTTCCAATAATCAATGGTTCCAATCTTGTGACGGGATGGGAAGTCAGCACGGGCGCCACCTACCAGGCCGCACTGAATAGCGCACCCTACAACGTATACAGCGATGGTCAGCCGGAGTGGGGGCTGACAATGGCGAATTCGGTGTCGGCGATGACGGCCGGAAGCTGGTACTACAACGGCAGCACCTTGTACGTGCGGCTCGCGGACGGATCAAATCCGGCCAACCACCAGATCGAGGCGGCCATTCGTCAGAACGGAATCTTCGTCAACGGTGCGGGCTCGAATAACAACCGGGTCGCATCCGCGACTTTCAACTTCTCCGCCGGCAGCAGCGGTCAAGGTGGCAACGCGACCGCCTATATCAACTACATCACCATCGATAGCATTATGACCGAGCGGACCGGAAACTATGGTATCCAGTTCTACGATTCGGTCGCTCCGCTAATCAGCAATTGCATGCTCATCCAGAACGGAACCGGGCAACAGGACCTGGGCTACTACAACGCTCTCTATGCTGACATTGCTCCGAACGCAATCTACAAAGGCAATACCGTGTTGTATGGCGGTGGTCACAACGCAATTCAGATGCAGCGCGCGGACGGCGGCCAGATATTGAACAATACCGTTACTGAATGGAATCACAACGGTATAGACGTGAAGCTTTCCAAGAATATCCTGGTCCAGGGCAACACCGTTCACGATGCCAGCGTGGGATCCGGGCTTTATACTGAATACGTAGTGAACTACGACGCCGTGGAGAACATCATCTACAACGCGCCGATGGCAATCCAGCCCAATTTGCAGACGAGTGCGTATATCTACAACAACTCGATGATGAATACGACGCAGGGCGGAATTTATCTCGGACCCGCCAATGGCGGCAGCGCTGAGGTCGAGAACAACATCACGATGGGCACCGTCATGGCGCTGCAGAATGCCGGCGGCTATGCCTTGACCGAAGACTATAATGACTGGGGACCGGCGTCTCAGACGACGCAGGTAAAGCTAGGTCCTTCTGCGGTCAATGCAACGAAATTAATGACGATGGCGGGTCATAACAACGACATCAGCGCCAATCCGATGTGGGTATCGGCTCCGACGAAATTTACACTGCAGCCCGCCTCGCCATGCGTGAACGCCGGGACCGACGTCGATCTGCCGTATAAGGGCAAAGCCCCGGACATGGGTGCGGTGGAAAGCTACTAG
- a CDS encoding right-handed parallel beta-helix repeat-containing protein → MGLDLFEASVAVRDATDESPLHEVIPHVRSRLALAAGGLLAAATLLVLGYFAPKIALAIGALIIAATLIRSVKVLIRTPIYLILMLIVIEEIPSLIPLDDSMRVLVRYSLYAILLTPAIPIAMRTGLLGRGCFRLYAVYFGWALVTISYSIAPAYSAARLVGSVLSFVALIAAIGQVNDESDASESLFLALLALSALMAILALAELVLPSSITWSHPVAGDPESFGVPRFKGLFENPNQVGAITLPSVTVGLVGWLRFTGLRRRWAGAAVVLGLILTLMADSRSVLVSIGAGCACYAIWRYRVKGFVACVAVALGAFVLLATFESDYFFRGAGTLTGRTDIWHFTIARMWERPLLGYGYQVDGAIFGSRYFPIWWGPWYEGPRSSLHNEYLSRAIGLGIPALALWLFMTLRPFHDLFRRNTDTWNLKPAFLLIVVPMLIRSMAEADVSDCIFPSGVTLALVWALAERGRLLTLAHEPAEATSQTVSHLASALAGAVLFGVIFTGIARSASARTYYIDASGTDSNPGTDPATPWRSLAKVSNAVLAPGDVVALKAGDTWRGTLALHSSGAVDHPITITRYGSGPPPIISGADVISGWRLEHDGVWSAPCESPAANVYVGSEWGWGLNYSPSNGDIAPGGWRWEAGRLFLHFPRDAQPTSQTIEAAVREDGIIVDGAHPNNNGVPAISYSYSGGNGGRTGTIESRIGHIVVDGIEVRRTAGWGIHFYDSINPVVRNCTVHETGPGRRDIKYHNAIHVDLGPGARFENNTIAYSGGHGNAINCQRADGARIAGNQVQNWFHNGLDIKESTGVVVTGNTAHDSVAGSGVYGEFDRNLTVSGNTIRNVVTGVQANLGTSATITGNFILGASTAIYVGPRGATVTISDNCAAGVRFALIDAGQDAIVEDDNAWGSANVKLGQRIFEGIAEYQRAGYGTGDRYTNASCP, encoded by the coding sequence ATGGGACTAGACCTTTTCGAGGCGTCAGTCGCTGTGCGTGATGCGACCGACGAAAGTCCACTTCACGAAGTGATTCCTCACGTGCGCAGCCGCCTCGCACTGGCGGCCGGCGGCTTGCTGGCCGCGGCGACTCTGTTGGTACTGGGTTACTTCGCGCCGAAAATTGCCCTCGCGATCGGCGCGCTGATCATCGCCGCGACTCTTATCCGATCCGTCAAAGTGCTCATTCGCACGCCGATCTACTTGATATTGATGCTGATCGTGATCGAGGAGATTCCTTCGCTAATCCCGCTCGACGACAGCATGCGGGTGCTGGTGCGATACTCACTCTATGCAATCCTGCTCACACCGGCAATTCCGATTGCGATGCGAACCGGACTGCTTGGACGCGGATGTTTTCGTCTTTACGCAGTCTATTTCGGATGGGCACTTGTAACCATTAGCTATTCAATCGCGCCGGCTTACAGCGCCGCGCGACTGGTCGGTTCTGTGTTGTCGTTCGTCGCATTGATCGCGGCGATCGGTCAGGTCAACGACGAATCTGACGCAAGCGAATCACTGTTCCTTGCGTTGCTCGCGTTGTCCGCCCTTATGGCGATACTCGCGCTGGCGGAACTGGTACTGCCATCCAGCATCACGTGGTCCCATCCAGTAGCAGGTGATCCCGAGAGCTTCGGCGTTCCGCGTTTCAAAGGGCTCTTCGAAAATCCCAACCAGGTCGGCGCCATTACCCTTCCATCGGTGACAGTCGGCCTCGTCGGATGGCTGCGGTTTACCGGATTGCGTCGGCGATGGGCGGGAGCGGCCGTCGTGCTGGGATTAATCTTGACGCTGATGGCGGACTCGCGATCGGTTTTGGTCTCGATCGGCGCCGGATGCGCCTGTTATGCGATCTGGCGCTATCGCGTCAAAGGATTCGTCGCGTGCGTCGCTGTGGCCCTCGGAGCCTTCGTATTACTCGCAACCTTCGAGTCCGACTATTTCTTCCGTGGCGCGGGAACTCTGACCGGACGCACCGACATCTGGCATTTTACCATCGCTCGTATGTGGGAGCGGCCGCTGTTGGGCTATGGCTACCAGGTTGACGGTGCGATCTTCGGTAGCCGCTATTTTCCTATCTGGTGGGGACCGTGGTACGAAGGGCCGCGCAGCTCGCTGCACAATGAGTACTTGTCGCGCGCCATCGGGCTTGGCATACCCGCGTTGGCACTCTGGCTATTCATGACGCTGCGACCGTTTCACGATTTATTTCGGCGCAACACCGATACCTGGAATCTCAAGCCCGCGTTCCTGCTAATCGTCGTGCCGATGCTGATTCGGTCGATGGCCGAAGCGGATGTGAGCGATTGTATATTTCCCTCCGGCGTCACGCTGGCCCTCGTCTGGGCCCTGGCAGAGCGCGGGCGGCTTCTAACTCTCGCTCACGAGCCCGCGGAAGCGACTTCGCAGACCGTTTCACATCTCGCATCAGCGCTGGCGGGCGCAGTCTTGTTCGGGGTGATATTTACTGGCATCGCGAGATCGGCCTCAGCCCGTACTTACTACATCGACGCCTCCGGAACTGATTCGAACCCGGGGACCGATCCTGCGACTCCCTGGCGGAGCCTGGCAAAAGTGAGTAACGCGGTCCTTGCGCCGGGCGATGTCGTTGCGCTCAAGGCAGGGGATACATGGCGGGGAACCCTTGCGCTCCATAGCAGCGGCGCCGTCGATCATCCGATCACTATTACTCGCTATGGGTCCGGGCCGCCGCCGATCATTTCAGGCGCTGACGTTATCTCAGGATGGCGACTGGAACACGACGGGGTTTGGTCGGCGCCGTGCGAAAGCCCGGCAGCTAACGTATACGTTGGGAGTGAGTGGGGCTGGGGTCTGAACTACTCGCCATCGAACGGAGACATCGCCCCCGGCGGCTGGCGTTGGGAGGCCGGGCGCCTCTTCCTTCACTTTCCGCGCGATGCTCAACCGACGTCGCAGACTATCGAGGCGGCTGTACGCGAAGATGGAATCATCGTCGATGGTGCCCATCCGAACAACAATGGAGTGCCTGCGATCTCTTACTCATACAGCGGCGGGAACGGCGGAAGGACGGGCACAATAGAAAGCAGAATCGGGCACATCGTAGTTGACGGCATCGAAGTCCGCCGCACTGCCGGATGGGGAATCCATTTTTACGATTCGATTAATCCCGTTGTCCGCAACTGCACTGTGCACGAAACCGGCCCCGGTCGTCGCGATATCAAATACCACAATGCCATTCACGTTGATCTCGGACCGGGCGCGCGCTTCGAGAACAACACCATCGCCTACAGTGGCGGTCATGGCAACGCGATCAACTGCCAGCGCGCCGATGGTGCTCGAATCGCTGGAAACCAGGTACAGAACTGGTTTCACAACGGTCTCGATATCAAGGAATCGACCGGCGTCGTAGTTACCGGAAATACCGCACACGACTCCGTGGCAGGTAGCGGAGTTTACGGCGAGTTCGATCGGAACCTCACCGTTTCCGGCAATACTATTCGGAACGTCGTCACCGGTGTGCAGGCAAATCTCGGTACGTCCGCGACTATCACCGGCAACTTCATCCTGGGCGCCTCTACCGCAATCTACGTCGGGCCGCGCGGCGCGACCGTTACGATCTCAGATAACTGCGCCGCCGGCGTTCGATTTGCCCTGATCGACGCTGGTCAGGATGCGATCGTTGAAGACGACAACGCATGGGGCTCAGCCAACGTAAAACTGGGCCAACGTATCTTCGAAGGAATCGCCGAATATCAGCGCGCCGGCTATGGAACCGGCGATCGCTACACCAACGCCAGCTGCCCATAA